In Metarhizium brunneum chromosome 3, complete sequence, a genomic segment contains:
- the otaA_0 gene encoding Ornithine aminotransferase, protein MVSNGVKDKGPGKLAIAHRAATTDIALQAEKDFSAQNYQSLPIVFSRAQGASVWDPEGRHYLDFHSASTALNHGHCHPKLVAALVDQASRLTLTSRAFHNDVYPQFAEMVTKTFGYDRVLPSSTGAEAAETAIKVARKWAYKVKGVPKDQAIILGAAGNHHGRTLATISLASDAQSRENYGPLVSNISCYIPGTDRPIAYNDKDALREAFDSAGFNLAAFVVEPIQGDAGVIVADDEYLREARALCDKYRALLICDEIQTGIARTGRLLGHYWSGVRPDLVLLGKTMTGGMYPVSCVLGSNDVMLTVEPGTHGSTYGGNPLGAAVAMRALEVVDEEKLVKRAESLGNILREGLRAIQARNPIIQTVRGRGLLNAFVIDQSKTSRCLGIELCERMKEKGLLLKSSRTGVIRIAPPLVVTEDELEKGLEIIRECVEELSGLSSTG, encoded by the exons ATGGTGTCCAACggtgtcaaggacaagggcccAGGCAAGCTCGCGATTGCGCACCGCGCTGCCACGACCGACATTGCCCTCCAGGCCGAAAAGGACTTTTCGGCCCAAAACTACCAGTCCCTACCCATTGTGTTTTCCCGCGCGCAGGGCGCATCTGTCTGGGACCCCGAGGGCCGTCACTATCTCGACTTCCACTCGGCTTCTACGGCCctcaaccatggccattgtcacCCGAAGCTCGTCGCTGCGCTTGTCGACCAGGCCTCGCGGCTGACGCTCACCTCGCGCGCCTTTCACAACGACGTATACCCGCAGTTTGCCGAGATGGTAACCAAGACGTTTGGCTATGACCGCGTCCTGCCCTCAAGCACTGGCGCCGAGGCGGCCGAGACTGCTATCAAGGTCGCTCGAAAGTGGGCTTACAAGGTGAAAGGCGTTCCCAAGGACCAGGCGATTATCCTCGGCGCGGCAGGGAACCACCACGGACGAACG CTAGCCACAATCTCTCTGGCTTCCGACGCCCAGTCGCGAGAGAATTACGGCCCCCTAGTCTCCAATATAAGCTGCTATATTCCCGGAACCGACAGGCCCATCGCGTACAACGACAAGGACGCGCTGCGGGAGGCCTTTGACAGCGCGGGCTTCAAcctggccgcctttgtcGTCGAGCCGATCCAAGGAGACGCCGGCGTCAttgtcgccgacgacgagtaCCTCCGAGAGGCGCGGGCGCTCTGCGACAAATACCGTGCCCTGCTGATCTGCGACGAGATCCAGACGGGCATTGCGCGAACCGGAAGGCTGCTCGGGCACTACTGGAGCGGCGTCAGGCCCGACCTGGTCCTGCTGGGCAAGACCATGACGGGCGGCATGTATCCCGTCTCGTGCGTCCTGGGCAGCAACGACGTCATGCTCACGGTTGAGCCGGGGACGCACGGGTCGACGTACGGCGGCAATCCGCTCGGCGCGGCCGTCGCCATGCGTGCTCTCGaagtcgtcgacgaggaaaagTTGGTCAAGCGCGCCGAAAGCCTTGGCAATATTCTCCGCGAGGGTCTGAGGGCTATCCAGGCTCGTAATCCTATTATCCAAACTGTCCGTGGTAGAGGTCTCTTGAACGCCTTCGTCATCGACCAGTCCAAGACCAGTAGATGCTTGGGTATAGAACTGTGTGAGCGGATGAAAGAGAAGGGCCTTTTG CTCAAATCCAGCCGTACCGGTGTCATTCGTATCGCCCCGCCCCTGGTTGTCACCGAAGACGAACTTGAAAAGGGACTGGAAATCATCAGGGAGTGTGTTGAAGAGCTTTCGGGCCTCTCGAGCACCGGGTAA